The Salvelinus namaycush isolate Seneca chromosome 8, SaNama_1.0, whole genome shotgun sequence genome has a segment encoding these proteins:
- the LOC120052312 gene encoding heparan-alpha-glucosaminide N-acetyltransferase-like isoform X1: MVQPEKHYKVFFLAVIALLVAICVAEVPLCHPRHKAAVVKMDEASLTVNNELDAEMVVSWLSDHCYQCVYQPLGVVPAGPGPGIPSSVDFTVGTQHGITLQFNSSLVSLELCKVHFHFWEHGNYSLWVKNLNDSSVVNCSMITDTEPVNSYLPIMVAFLLFTGLALLSAVGGTVMGLDVVKNLMFRLGNSMETERLINSELGFPGRTVETATDTILPTPATPSRRLRSLDTFRGLSLVIMVFVNYGGGRYWFFRHESWNGLTVADLVFPWFVFIMGTSISLSVSSALRCGLSRFSLFTKAVWRSVQLFLIGLLIINPNYCQGPLSWDSLRIPGVLQRLAFSYLVVTSLDLCVAWNSLDNLPVDAWWYSAREFLLYWPAWLCVVVLETVWLCLTFLLPVPDCPSGYLGPGGIGDMGQYPNCTGGAAGYVDRWLLGENHIYQTPSSRVIYKSHMPFDPEGVLGSINSVFMAFLGLQAGKILLHYKDQHSSIMARFLIWSLVLGIISATLTKCSLNEGFIPVNKNLWSLSYVTTLACFALLLLVSIYYTVDVKRWWSGAPFYYPGMNSILVYVGHEVLEEYFPFRWRMANSQSHAEHLTQNLLATSCWVLISFLLYRKNVFWKI; encoded by the exons ATGGTACAACCAGAAAAGCATTACAAGGTGTTTTTCCTAGCAGTGATTGCTTTGCTGGTTGCCATTTGCGTGGCAGAAGTCCCCT tATGCCACCCTCGGCATAAGGCTGCAGTAGTAAAGATGGACGAGGCCTCTCTCACTGTCAACAATGAGCTGGATGCTGAGATGGTCGTGAGCTGGCTATCAGACCACTGCTATCAG TGTGTGTACCAGCCCCTGGGTGTGGTGCCAGCAGGCCCTGGACCAGGCATACCCAGCTCAGTGGACTTCACCGTGGGCACACAGCATGGCATCACCCTGCAGTTCAACAGCAGCCTCGTCAGCCTGGAACTCTGCaa GGTTCATTTCCACTTCTGGGAGCATGGTAACTACTCTCTGTGGGTCAAGAACCTGAATGACTCATCAGTGGTCAACTGTTCCATGATCACTGACACAGAACCGGTCAACAGCTACCTGc CCATCATGGTGGCCTTTCTGTTGTTCACGGGACTGGCTCTACTGTCTGCTGTTGGAGGCACAGTCATGGG GCTGGACGTGGTGAAGAATCTGATGTTCCGATTGGGCAACTCCATGGAAACTGAGAGGCTTATCAACTCA GAGCTGGGGTTTCCCGGCAGGACGGTGGAGACGGCCACAGACACCATACTCCCCACCCCCGCCACCCCCAGCCGGAGGCTCCGATCCCTGGACACTTTCAGAGGGTTGTCCCTGGTCATCATGGTGTTTGTCAACTACGGAGGAGGGAGGTACTGGTTCTTCAGACACGAGAGCTGGAACG GACTCACAGTTGCTGATTTGGTCTTCCCCTG gtttgTGTTCATCATGGGCACGTCTATATCCCTGTCTGTCAGCTCAGCCCTGCGGTGTGGTTTGTCACGTTTCTCTCTCTTCACCAAGGCAGTCTGGAGGAGTGTTCAGCTCTTCCTCATAGGACTCCTCATCATCAACCCCAACTACTGCCAGGGACCAC tATCATGGGACTCCCTGCGTATCCCTGGCGTGCTTCAGCGTCTGGCCTTCTCCTATCTGGTGGTGACCTCTCTGGACCTCTGTGTGGCCTGGAACAGCCTGGACAACCTTCCTGTG GATGCTTGGTGGTACTCTGCTCGTGAGTTCCTGCTCTACTGGCCAGCCTGGCTGTGTGTGGTCGTCTTGGAAACCGTGTGGCTCTGTCTCACCTTCCTGCTCCCTGTTCCTGACTGCCCAAG tggTTATTTGGGCCCAGGTGGTATTGGGGACATGGGCCAGTACCCAAACTGCACTGGGGGAGCAGCTGGATATGTAGACCGCTGGTTACTGGGAGAGAACCACATCTACCAAACACCTTCCTCACGG GTGATCTACAAGTCTCACATGCCCTTTGATCCAGAGGGAGTCCTTGGCAGCATCAACTCTGTCTTCATGGCTTTCCTGGGACTACAG GCAGGAAAGATCCTCCTCCACTACAAGGATCAGCATTCCAGTATAATGGCCCGGTTCCTCATATGGAGCCTGGTTCTG GGAATCATATCAGCCACTCTGACCAAATGTTCACTGAATGAAGGCTTCATCCCCGTCAACAAGAATCTATG gtcTCTCTCCTACGTCACCACCCTGGCGTGTTTTGCCTTGCTGCTTCTGGTGTCGATCTACTACACAGTAGATGTGAAGAGGTGGTGGTCTGGGGCGCCCTTCTACTACCCTG
- the LOC120052312 gene encoding heparan-alpha-glucosaminide N-acetyltransferase-like isoform X3, giving the protein MVQPEKHYKVFFLAVIALLVAICVAEVPLCHPRHKAAVVKMDEASLTVNNELDAEMVVSWLSDHCYQCVYQPLGVVPAGPGPGIPSSVDFTVGTQHGITLQFNSSLVSLELCKVHFHFWEHGNYSLWVKNLNDSSVVNCSMITDTEPVNSYLPIMVAFLLFTGLALLSAVGGTVMGLDVVKNLMFRLGNSMETERLINSELGFPGRTVETATDTILPTPATPSRRLRSLDTFRGLSLVIMVFVNYGGGRYWFFRHESWNGLTVADLVFPWFVFIMGTSISLSVSSALRCGLSRFSLFTKAVWRSVQLFLIGLLIINPNYCQGPLSWDSLRIPGVLQRLAFSYLVVTSLDLCVAWNSLDNLPVDAWWYSAREFLLYWPAWLCVVVLETVWLCLTFLLPVPDCPSGYLGPGGIGDMGQYPNCTGGAAGYVDRWLLGENHIYQTPSSRVIYKSHMPFDPEGVLGSINSVFMAFLGLQAGKILLHYKDQHSSIMARFLIWSLVLGIISATLTKCSLNEGFIPVNKNLWSLSYVTTLACFVCLSGLSPTSPPWRVLPCCFWCRSTTQ; this is encoded by the exons ATGGTACAACCAGAAAAGCATTACAAGGTGTTTTTCCTAGCAGTGATTGCTTTGCTGGTTGCCATTTGCGTGGCAGAAGTCCCCT tATGCCACCCTCGGCATAAGGCTGCAGTAGTAAAGATGGACGAGGCCTCTCTCACTGTCAACAATGAGCTGGATGCTGAGATGGTCGTGAGCTGGCTATCAGACCACTGCTATCAG TGTGTGTACCAGCCCCTGGGTGTGGTGCCAGCAGGCCCTGGACCAGGCATACCCAGCTCAGTGGACTTCACCGTGGGCACACAGCATGGCATCACCCTGCAGTTCAACAGCAGCCTCGTCAGCCTGGAACTCTGCaa GGTTCATTTCCACTTCTGGGAGCATGGTAACTACTCTCTGTGGGTCAAGAACCTGAATGACTCATCAGTGGTCAACTGTTCCATGATCACTGACACAGAACCGGTCAACAGCTACCTGc CCATCATGGTGGCCTTTCTGTTGTTCACGGGACTGGCTCTACTGTCTGCTGTTGGAGGCACAGTCATGGG GCTGGACGTGGTGAAGAATCTGATGTTCCGATTGGGCAACTCCATGGAAACTGAGAGGCTTATCAACTCA GAGCTGGGGTTTCCCGGCAGGACGGTGGAGACGGCCACAGACACCATACTCCCCACCCCCGCCACCCCCAGCCGGAGGCTCCGATCCCTGGACACTTTCAGAGGGTTGTCCCTGGTCATCATGGTGTTTGTCAACTACGGAGGAGGGAGGTACTGGTTCTTCAGACACGAGAGCTGGAACG GACTCACAGTTGCTGATTTGGTCTTCCCCTG gtttgTGTTCATCATGGGCACGTCTATATCCCTGTCTGTCAGCTCAGCCCTGCGGTGTGGTTTGTCACGTTTCTCTCTCTTCACCAAGGCAGTCTGGAGGAGTGTTCAGCTCTTCCTCATAGGACTCCTCATCATCAACCCCAACTACTGCCAGGGACCAC tATCATGGGACTCCCTGCGTATCCCTGGCGTGCTTCAGCGTCTGGCCTTCTCCTATCTGGTGGTGACCTCTCTGGACCTCTGTGTGGCCTGGAACAGCCTGGACAACCTTCCTGTG GATGCTTGGTGGTACTCTGCTCGTGAGTTCCTGCTCTACTGGCCAGCCTGGCTGTGTGTGGTCGTCTTGGAAACCGTGTGGCTCTGTCTCACCTTCCTGCTCCCTGTTCCTGACTGCCCAAG tggTTATTTGGGCCCAGGTGGTATTGGGGACATGGGCCAGTACCCAAACTGCACTGGGGGAGCAGCTGGATATGTAGACCGCTGGTTACTGGGAGAGAACCACATCTACCAAACACCTTCCTCACGG GTGATCTACAAGTCTCACATGCCCTTTGATCCAGAGGGAGTCCTTGGCAGCATCAACTCTGTCTTCATGGCTTTCCTGGGACTACAG GCAGGAAAGATCCTCCTCCACTACAAGGATCAGCATTCCAGTATAATGGCCCGGTTCCTCATATGGAGCCTGGTTCTG GGAATCATATCAGCCACTCTGACCAAATGTTCACTGAATGAAGGCTTCATCCCCGTCAACAAGAATCTATG gtcTCTCTCCTACGTGACCACCCTGGCGtgttttgtctgtctgtcaggtcTCTCTCCTACGTCACCACCCTGGCGTGTTTTGCCTTGCTGCTTCTGGTGTCGATCTACTACACAGTAG